A single Tindallia californiensis DNA region contains:
- a CDS encoding DegV family protein: MAKVHIVTDSTSDLPQHILLDRNIHVVPLYVHFDDEIFRDDVDINPSLLYKKVQESGIYPKTSSPSPKDFIDFFKPIVDRGDHVLYIGLSSQLSSTIQNARIAASEFPDHTVLVVDSLNLSAGIGMLVLEASELSLQGKSLEEISKALHAMVPKVKTFFAVDTLQYLYKGGRCSSLQNLIGTMFRVRPILHVVNGKIIVQKKVRGRREKQIDEMLQFPDSESNAISIKRIIVNHSFCPDDAELLKKQLDQSFSPEEIIITEAGCVISSHCGPNTFSIVYCLE; this comes from the coding sequence ATGGCAAAAGTTCATATCGTAACAGACAGCACTAGTGATTTGCCACAGCATATATTGCTCGACCGAAATATACATGTTGTTCCTTTATATGTCCACTTTGATGATGAGATTTTTAGAGATGATGTTGATATTAATCCATCTCTTCTTTACAAGAAAGTTCAAGAATCAGGAATATATCCCAAAACATCCAGCCCTTCCCCTAAAGACTTTATTGATTTTTTTAAGCCTATAGTCGATAGGGGAGATCATGTCTTGTATATAGGCTTGTCTTCTCAGCTTTCTTCAACTATCCAGAATGCTCGAATTGCTGCATCTGAATTTCCAGACCATACTGTTTTGGTTGTAGATTCTCTTAATCTGTCAGCTGGTATTGGCATGCTTGTTTTAGAAGCATCGGAACTTTCTTTACAAGGCAAAAGTTTAGAAGAGATCTCAAAGGCACTTCATGCTATGGTTCCTAAGGTTAAAACATTTTTTGCAGTAGACACGTTACAATACCTTTATAAAGGTGGGCGTTGTTCTTCTTTGCAAAATCTTATTGGAACTATGTTTCGTGTGCGCCCTATCCTTCATGTTGTCAATGGCAAAATCATTGTTCAAAAGAAGGTTCGCGGCAGACGCGAAAAACAGATAGATGAAATGCTTCAATTTCCAGATTCGGAATCAAACGCTATTTCTATTAAAAGAATTATTGTGAATCACTCTTTTTGTCCTGATGATGCAGAACTCCTAAAAAAACAATTGGATCAATCATTTAGTCCAGAAGAAATCATCATTACGGAGGCAGGATGTGTTATCTCCAGTCATTGTGGTCCAAATACTTTTAGCATTGTTTATTGTTTAGAATAA
- a CDS encoding pyridoxal phosphate-dependent aminotransferase, translated as MEHGGNVLKIGKEIGIDPHEILDFSANISPFKIPDGLIQLITQAQKDISIYPDPKYYELRKALAHYASTEIERIVPGNGAAQIIHDAIRLINPVKTMLPVPTFSEYEAALEVVGSSVVYFKMEMTNHFKLNVGKLINQIDETFDLLVLCNPNNPTGNLITRKEMNEILEKCQKVGCKVIVDEAFIEFVTASDRLTMASEIHKWNHLIIIRAFTKIFAIPGIRLGYGIYGCLELSENHRKHAVPWSVNVFAESLRYYINSVEASVYIKKVSETIKLEKEIMEEAIKKMEAFTVFPSHTNYLLIRLSDNEKYNVERLYHWLLKRQILIRKCNNFNGMPSRFFRVAVKKKEENRQLIDSLLSVNNIILNNKQC; from the coding sequence ATGGAGCATGGTGGGAATGTATTGAAGATAGGAAAGGAAATCGGGATTGATCCCCATGAAATTTTAGACTTTAGTGCAAATATAAGTCCGTTTAAAATCCCGGATGGTTTAATACAACTAATAACGCAGGCTCAGAAAGATATATCCATATACCCTGACCCTAAGTACTATGAGCTTAGAAAGGCATTAGCTCATTACGCTTCAACAGAAATAGAACGAATTGTACCTGGTAATGGAGCAGCTCAAATTATTCATGATGCAATAAGGTTAATCAATCCTGTGAAAACAATGTTGCCAGTACCTACATTTAGCGAATATGAAGCTGCTTTAGAGGTGGTGGGTAGTAGTGTGGTCTATTTTAAGATGGAAATGACTAATCACTTTAAACTTAATGTTGGAAAATTAATTAATCAAATTGATGAAACCTTTGATCTATTGGTATTGTGCAATCCTAATAATCCGACAGGAAATCTTATAACGAGAAAAGAAATGAACGAAATTTTAGAAAAGTGCCAAAAGGTAGGGTGTAAAGTTATTGTAGATGAGGCTTTCATTGAATTTGTTACTGCGAGTGATAGGCTTACAATGGCTTCTGAAATACATAAATGGAATCATTTGATTATCATAAGAGCCTTTACGAAAATTTTTGCTATTCCAGGCATTAGACTAGGATACGGAATTTATGGTTGTTTGGAATTGTCAGAAAATCATAGAAAGCATGCTGTTCCGTGGAGTGTCAATGTATTTGCAGAATCTCTAAGGTACTATATTAATTCAGTAGAGGCTTCAGTGTATATAAAGAAGGTAAGCGAAACAATAAAGCTTGAAAAGGAGATAATGGAAGAGGCAATAAAAAAAATGGAAGCTTTTACTGTTTTTCCATCACACACAAATTATCTGTTGATTCGTTTGAGTGATAATGAAAAATACAATGTAGAAAGACTATATCATTGGTTATTGAAAAGACAGATACTCATTCGAAAATGCAATAATTTTAATGGAATGCCTAGTCGGTTTTTTAGAGTTGCCGTAAAAAAGAAAGAAGAGAATAGGCAATTAATAGATTCTCTTCTTTCTGTTAACAATATTATTCTAAACAATAAACAATGCTAA
- the cbiB gene encoding adenosylcobinamide-phosphate synthase CbiB, translating into MIIISAFLLDLLLGDPEDWPHPVRCIGKLITFLEGKLRSEKQRNSKYEMVMGFLLTIIVVCVTIISAWSLQRLFSSIHVSLGFVFSVYLAYTTIAVKSLTTSAMNVYEKLCSQDIEGARYYLSMIVGRDTECLDESDITKAVIETVAENFSDGVVAPILYLFVGGPLLALTYKAINTMDSMIGYKNEKYIFFGRFAAKLDDAANWVPARLSVFFLLIAIKIRGLEWRKSIKIMLRDRMNHSSPNAGYPESMIAGALEIQLGGDSYYFGKKISKPTIGDNETYVFRDMICKTTDVMRIASIILAVFLGFLLIGIGGFRWSMVGMY; encoded by the coding sequence ATGATTATTATTTCAGCCTTTCTTTTAGACTTGCTTCTTGGAGATCCAGAAGATTGGCCACATCCAGTAAGGTGCATTGGAAAACTAATTACTTTTTTAGAAGGTAAATTACGTTCGGAAAAGCAACGTAATTCTAAGTATGAAATGGTGATGGGTTTTTTATTGACCATCATAGTGGTTTGTGTAACGATAATAAGTGCATGGTCATTACAACGATTATTTTCAAGCATTCATGTATCCTTAGGGTTTGTTTTCTCTGTATATCTTGCATATACAACCATTGCTGTTAAAAGCCTTACGACATCGGCAATGAATGTATATGAAAAGTTATGTAGTCAAGACATTGAAGGTGCAAGATATTATCTTTCTATGATTGTTGGTAGAGATACGGAATGTTTAGATGAATCTGACATTACTAAAGCTGTTATTGAAACGGTTGCAGAAAATTTTTCAGATGGCGTTGTAGCTCCTATCCTATACTTATTTGTTGGAGGTCCCTTATTAGCATTAACATACAAAGCGATTAATACAATGGATTCGATGATTGGCTATAAAAATGAAAAATATATTTTTTTTGGCAGATTTGCTGCGAAATTAGATGATGCAGCAAACTGGGTTCCTGCAAGATTATCGGTATTTTTTTTATTGATAGCCATTAAGATAAGAGGATTGGAGTGGAGAAAATCCATTAAAATTATGTTGAGGGATAGAATGAACCACAGCAGTCCTAATGCAGGATATCCTGAATCTATGATTGCGGGAGCTTTAGAGATTCAGTTGGGGGGAGATAGCTACTATTTTGGTAAAAAAATCAGCAAACCAACAATAGGAGATAATGAGACGTATGTTTTTCGAGATATGATTTGTAAAACTACTGATGTTATGAGGATTGCATCAATAATTTTGGCTGTGTTTTTGGGTTTTTTACTGATAGGAATAGGAGGATTTAGATGGAGCATGGTGGGAATGTATTGA
- a CDS encoding cobyric acid synthase: MKNKSIMLQGTASSVGKSVLTAALCRIFKEDGLDSMPFKSQNMALNSYITDEGLEMGRAQVCQAEAAMVKPEVNMNPILLKPTGEKNAQVIVSGKVYGNMSASEYHQFKPKLKKIILSAFDELQKKADVIVIEGAGSPAEINLKDNDIVNMGMAKMVDAPVLLIGDIDRGGVFASIYGTIMLLDEDERKRVKGLLINKFRGDRKILNPGLKQLEALTGIPVLGVIPYGKFDIEEEDGEAERLKSKALSSNKIDVCVIRLPRISNFTDFHWLEKHPLVNIRFVEDPGLLGRPDLIIIPGTKNTLEDLLFLREKGLDKSILSARDKGSAIVGICGGFQILGKKLVDPHGVESNIRELEGLGLLNVETIFDREKVTKQTKAEVIFENIDNKMKNIAVEGYEIHMGKTTLNDEAKPFAEIKDSQEFTIRYDGAISSDGKVWGTYLHGIFDNEEFNNALLMFLSNDLNIDEIEKRGSFKAYKEEQYDILAKTVRESIDMKRIYEILEEHSQ, from the coding sequence ATGAAAAATAAATCTATCATGCTACAAGGCACCGCATCTTCTGTCGGGAAAAGTGTATTGACAGCTGCGTTATGTAGAATTTTTAAGGAAGATGGTCTTGATTCAATGCCCTTTAAGTCTCAGAATATGGCATTAAACTCCTATATTACAGACGAAGGATTAGAAATGGGACGTGCTCAAGTGTGTCAGGCGGAAGCGGCAATGGTAAAGCCGGAAGTTAATATGAATCCTATTCTATTAAAACCCACAGGTGAAAAAAATGCTCAAGTAATTGTGAGTGGCAAAGTATATGGTAATATGAGTGCGTCGGAGTATCATCAATTTAAACCGAAGCTCAAAAAAATTATTTTAAGTGCTTTTGATGAACTCCAAAAGAAAGCGGATGTGATTGTGATTGAGGGGGCAGGAAGTCCAGCAGAAATAAATCTTAAAGATAACGATATTGTTAATATGGGCATGGCTAAAATGGTAGATGCTCCTGTGCTTCTCATTGGAGATATTGATCGTGGTGGTGTTTTTGCTTCAATTTATGGAACGATTATGCTCCTTGATGAAGATGAAAGAAAAAGAGTAAAAGGCCTACTGATTAATAAATTTCGTGGTGATAGAAAGATATTAAATCCAGGATTAAAACAGTTAGAAGCCTTAACAGGCATTCCTGTACTAGGAGTTATTCCATATGGGAAATTTGATATAGAGGAAGAAGATGGGGAAGCTGAACGATTAAAATCAAAGGCTTTATCCAGTAACAAAATAGATGTATGTGTAATAAGATTACCAAGGATTTCTAACTTTACCGATTTTCATTGGTTGGAAAAGCACCCATTGGTTAACATTCGCTTTGTTGAAGACCCAGGGTTATTGGGCAGACCTGACTTAATCATTATCCCGGGAACAAAAAACACGCTTGAAGATTTACTGTTTTTGAGGGAAAAAGGGTTAGATAAATCTATTTTATCAGCAAGAGATAAAGGATCTGCAATTGTAGGGATATGCGGTGGCTTTCAAATACTAGGAAAAAAACTAGTAGATCCACACGGGGTAGAAAGTAATATTAGAGAATTAGAAGGATTGGGGTTGTTGAATGTTGAAACAATATTTGACAGAGAGAAGGTAACGAAACAAACAAAAGCAGAAGTTATTTTTGAAAACATAGACAACAAAATGAAAAATATTGCTGTGGAAGGCTATGAAATTCATATGGGAAAAACAACATTGAATGATGAAGCGAAACCATTTGCTGAAATAAAAGACAGTCAAGAATTTACCATCCGCTACGATGGAGCGATATCGAGTGATGGGAAAGTGTGGGGAACTTACTTGCATGGGATATTTGATAACGAAGAGTTTAACAATGCATTACTGATGTTTTTATCCAACGATCTAAATATTGATGAAATTGAAAAAAGAGGCTCCTTTAAAGCTTATAAGGAAGAGCAATATGATATCTTAGCTAAAACCGTTCGAGAATCAATTGACATGAAAAGAATATATGAGATTTTGGAGGAACATTCACAATGA
- a CDS encoding ABC transporter ATP-binding protein: MGTMVEVKELTFAYDKKIILRALNLLITEGTFLSIIGPNGSGKTTLLKNIAKNLSPTTGSIMIDGENIELYPVKKLARKIAAVHQNPDINHQFCVQDIVMMGRHSYIKRLRAETEKDIEIVNMAMQETHVFHLRDRYVNELSGGEKQRVMIAKAIAQEPDVLLLDEPISFLDIHHQIEVLELLKKLNKEKKISVIVILHDLNMAARYSEEMLLLYRGDILTLGRTEEVLTVENLKKAYELEMVIDRNIYTGCLQVSPISTLEKKSKVKKLKVHIICGGGTGKILIQRLYQEGFALSVGVVNRGDSDWEVSTKLTLDVIEEKPFEAISEKSLLLALKSAKNADVVILTSIPFGKGNLENLKIAEQQVANKKPIIFLDQYPAGTLVDFVEGEGLRRLAFLLENGMIRVTDCEEIIHQLEVILNEK, encoded by the coding sequence ATGGGAACAATGGTCGAAGTAAAAGAGCTAACCTTTGCATACGATAAAAAAATAATACTGCGCGCATTAAATCTTTTAATAACAGAAGGAACTTTCCTTAGTATTATTGGGCCAAATGGATCTGGAAAAACAACATTATTAAAAAATATTGCTAAAAACTTATCGCCTACTACAGGGAGTATAATGATTGACGGTGAGAATATTGAACTATATCCAGTAAAGAAATTAGCACGAAAAATAGCGGCGGTTCATCAAAATCCGGATATTAACCATCAATTTTGTGTGCAGGATATTGTAATGATGGGACGACATTCATATATTAAAAGGCTTAGGGCAGAAACTGAAAAAGATATAGAAATAGTGAATATGGCTATGCAGGAAACCCATGTTTTTCATTTGCGTGATCGATACGTTAACGAGTTAAGTGGCGGTGAAAAACAACGAGTCATGATAGCAAAAGCAATTGCTCAAGAACCTGATGTTTTACTATTAGATGAACCGATTTCCTTCTTAGATATTCATCATCAAATTGAAGTCCTTGAACTATTGAAAAAACTCAATAAAGAAAAAAAGATATCCGTAATAGTAATATTACATGATCTTAATATGGCAGCACGCTATAGTGAAGAAATGTTACTGCTATATAGAGGGGATATTTTAACCCTTGGTCGAACAGAAGAGGTTTTGACGGTAGAAAACTTAAAAAAAGCGTATGAACTTGAAATGGTTATAGATCGGAATATTTATACCGGATGTTTACAAGTTTCACCGATATCAACGCTTGAAAAAAAAAGCAAGGTTAAAAAACTCAAGGTTCATATAATCTGTGGTGGTGGTACTGGAAAAATACTGATTCAGAGACTATACCAAGAGGGTTTTGCTTTATCTGTGGGTGTTGTGAATCGCGGCGATAGCGATTGGGAAGTTTCGACAAAGCTTACTCTTGATGTGATTGAAGAAAAGCCGTTTGAAGCTATCTCGGAAAAATCCTTATTATTAGCGCTAAAAAGTGCAAAAAATGCAGATGTCGTTATATTAACCTCTATTCCGTTTGGAAAGGGTAATTTAGAAAATTTGAAAATTGCTGAACAGCAGGTTGCGAATAAAAAACCAATTATTTTTTTGGATCAATACCCTGCTGGAACACTTGTGGATTTTGTAGAAGGGGAAGGTCTGAGACGTTTAGCTTTCTTGTTGGAAAATGGTATGATAAGAGTTACTGATTGCGAAGAAATAATTCATCAACTGGAGGTAATTTTGAATGAAAAATAA
- a CDS encoding FecCD family ABC transporter permease: MKLLSAKSYFYLMIPMAGLAIITASSIGAANISILEGFQIVMAHVPYIKDFVNIDHISDAATSIIIFVRLPRVLLAFLVGLGLSVVGVSMQGMLRNPLADPYIIGTSSGAALGASLAIVLKLNHTFIGFGMVSVFAFLGALLSTGIVYQLARRSGKVPTTTLLLAGIATGQFFSAALSFIMVIASRDVSTIVYWTMGSFSARGWHHVSLVIVPMVLGTFFLIFHSKDLNLLLIGEETAQNTGVNVEKVKISILIISTLITAFAVSVSGIIGFVGLIIPHITRVLIGPNHRVLIPACGLLGGIFLVTADTFSRTIIAPTELPVGIITALAGAPFFVYLLRKARKIE, from the coding sequence ATGAAGTTGCTATCGGCAAAAAGCTATTTTTATTTGATGATACCGATGGCAGGACTAGCCATTATTACAGCATCATCCATCGGAGCTGCCAATATTTCGATTTTAGAAGGTTTTCAAATAGTTATGGCCCATGTTCCGTACATCAAGGATTTTGTCAATATCGATCATATATCTGATGCGGCTACATCTATTATTATTTTTGTTCGTTTGCCAAGAGTATTGTTAGCTTTCCTAGTTGGATTAGGTTTATCAGTTGTTGGAGTCTCTATGCAAGGAATGTTAAGAAATCCGTTAGCAGATCCATATATTATAGGTACTTCTTCAGGGGCAGCTTTAGGTGCTTCATTGGCAATTGTGTTGAAATTGAATCATACATTTATAGGATTTGGAATGGTTTCGGTTTTTGCATTTTTAGGAGCTCTATTATCTACGGGCATTGTTTATCAGTTAGCACGTCGTTCGGGCAAAGTTCCTACCACCACCTTGCTGTTAGCAGGCATTGCAACGGGGCAATTTTTTAGTGCAGCGTTGTCATTTATAATGGTCATTGCATCTCGCGATGTTTCAACCATTGTTTACTGGACAATGGGAAGTTTTTCAGCTAGAGGATGGCATCATGTAAGCCTTGTTATTGTTCCTATGGTCTTGGGAACTTTTTTTCTTATTTTTCATTCGAAAGACCTGAACCTATTGCTAATTGGTGAGGAAACTGCTCAAAATACAGGAGTGAATGTCGAAAAAGTGAAGATTAGCATACTCATTATTAGTACGCTAATAACTGCTTTTGCAGTTTCTGTTAGTGGTATTATTGGTTTTGTTGGCTTGATAATACCTCATATAACAAGGGTGCTAATTGGACCTAACCATAGGGTTTTGATACCTGCGTGTGGTTTGTTAGGTGGGATTTTTTTGGTGACAGCCGATACTTTTTCGCGCACAATCATAGCACCAACAGAGTTGCCAGTAGGGATCATAACGGCTTTAGCGGGAGCACCTTTTTTTGTTTACTTGTTAAGAAAAGCAAGAAAAATAGAATAG
- a CDS encoding ABC transporter substrate-binding protein — translation MKKFARNHYRYLLVVCLLVISLIVSACGDGDKELMLEDTSLDHKMETDSDLQRIISLSPSQTENLFALGLDDSVIGVSDYCDYPQEVSEKEKLGSSWTINVERIIELRPDIVFVYGESHKEALELMRDLNIKVVNVEPENVEEVFDSLIKTGELTGKSNEAYEIVRALRAEKRKIIKRVNELEPIPVFYQVWDEPLQTAGPESFIHELITLAGGYNIAQNTEGAYPMYSVEALIEQNPEIYFMPPHVADFENMSEEIANSLKAEVRNRPGYDQIKAVQNDRIELLEPNIVSRPGVRVIEGLKIFASAMHPEEF, via the coding sequence ATGAAGAAATTTGCTAGAAATCATTACCGGTATTTGCTGGTTGTTTGCTTGCTTGTTATTTCATTGATAGTAAGCGCTTGTGGTGATGGTGATAAAGAACTAATGCTAGAAGATACATCCTTAGACCATAAAATGGAAACTGATAGCGATTTACAACGGATCATTTCGTTATCACCTAGTCAAACTGAAAATCTATTTGCTCTAGGGTTAGATGATTCAGTGATCGGAGTTTCTGATTATTGTGATTATCCACAAGAAGTTTCTGAAAAAGAAAAGCTAGGAAGTTCATGGACCATAAATGTCGAAAGAATTATTGAACTAAGGCCGGATATTGTTTTTGTTTATGGAGAGTCTCATAAAGAGGCATTGGAACTGATGAGAGATCTAAACATAAAAGTTGTTAACGTAGAGCCTGAAAATGTAGAAGAAGTTTTTGACTCACTTATTAAAACTGGTGAACTAACAGGCAAAAGCAATGAAGCATATGAAATTGTAAGAGCATTAAGAGCTGAAAAGAGAAAAATTATAAAAAGAGTTAATGAGTTAGAACCTATCCCGGTATTCTATCAGGTTTGGGATGAACCTCTCCAAACAGCAGGTCCAGAGTCTTTTATTCATGAATTAATAACATTAGCAGGCGGTTATAATATTGCGCAAAATACAGAAGGTGCTTATCCTATGTATAGTGTTGAAGCATTAATTGAACAAAATCCTGAAATATACTTTATGCCACCCCATGTGGCTGATTTTGAGAATATGAGTGAAGAAATAGCGAATTCATTAAAAGCAGAAGTGAGAAATCGACCTGGCTATGACCAGATTAAAGCTGTTCAAAATGATCGTATAGAGCTATTAGAGCCCAACATTGTGTCAAGACCAGGTGTTCGTGTGATTGAAGGACTCAAGATCTTTGCATCCGCTATGCATCCAGAGGAGTTTTAA
- a CDS encoding histidine phosphatase family protein, with protein MDLIMVRHGETEDNVKRKMSGWTDTPLSLNGIRQAHIVAQRLKNLPIDRVLSSDLNRAVKTAEIIAQHQSKEIPHEKIMGFREMNFGNLEQLSMQEIEQRHNQEYKKIYTEDKYTFPEGENLNTFHKRVIDTLIAYLHRNRKDENMLIVAHSGTIRCMLTHLVIGNIDGHWRFAVDHCGITVLKNVLEYPYIEKLNDTCHFDYQEGQE; from the coding sequence ATGGATCTTATTATGGTGAGGCACGGAGAAACGGAAGACAATGTTAAACGGAAGATGAGTGGCTGGACAGATACACCTCTGAGCTTGAACGGTATTCGTCAAGCCCATATTGTTGCCCAAAGGTTGAAGAACTTACCGATTGATAGAGTGCTTTCCAGTGATTTAAATCGTGCTGTTAAAACAGCGGAAATTATTGCACAACACCAGTCAAAAGAAATCCCTCATGAAAAAATCATGGGGTTTCGAGAGATGAATTTTGGCAATCTAGAACAGTTAAGTATGCAAGAAATTGAACAGCGTCACAATCAAGAGTACAAAAAAATTTATACAGAAGATAAGTATACGTTTCCTGAAGGTGAAAACTTAAATACGTTTCATAAAAGAGTGATTGATACCTTGATTGCTTATTTACACAGAAATAGAAAAGATGAAAATATGTTAATTGTAGCACATTCAGGAACCATTAGATGCATGCTTACACACTTGGTCATCGGGAATATTGATGGGCATTGGCGCTTCGCTGTTGATCATTGTGGGATCACAGTATTAAAAAATGTTTTAGAATATCCATATATTGAAAAACTAAATGATACTTGTCATTTTGATTATCAGGAGGGGCAGGAATGA
- the cobS gene encoding adenosylcobinamide-GDP ribazoletransferase: MKHIMQAITFLTTLPFTDHTEWKDSDYKNMAFFPLAGMAIGGLLCLTDWLLYPYLSTSVLAVILLSINFLLTGGIHIDGLADTADGYFSGKKKKDILEIMKDSRLGTHGVVCIILVCLMKFTLLVAIPASIRLWTIFLMPIFGRLSLVLGAYRSTYARESGLGHFYIGRITVKEVAIAMVISLSMVCFLPIAGSFLAPLWMITILFKRLLEKKIGGMTGDTLGALLELTETLFLLWIVVIFGGR; the protein is encoded by the coding sequence ATGAAACATATCATGCAGGCAATAACATTTCTAACAACACTTCCGTTTACTGATCACACAGAGTGGAAGGATTCTGATTATAAAAACATGGCTTTTTTTCCTTTAGCAGGTATGGCGATAGGAGGCCTCTTGTGTCTCACTGATTGGTTGCTCTACCCTTATCTATCTACCTCGGTACTTGCTGTGATTTTACTATCAATCAATTTTCTTTTAACAGGAGGAATTCATATTGATGGGCTAGCTGATACAGCAGATGGCTATTTTTCTGGAAAAAAGAAAAAGGATATTTTAGAGATTATGAAGGACAGTCGTCTGGGTACTCATGGCGTAGTGTGCATTATATTAGTTTGCTTGATGAAATTCACGTTACTTGTAGCGATACCCGCATCAATAAGATTGTGGACAATTTTCTTGATGCCCATATTTGGAAGATTATCCTTGGTGCTAGGTGCTTATCGATCTACCTATGCTAGAGAATCCGGGCTGGGACATTTTTACATTGGCAGAATAACGGTGAAAGAAGTTGCAATAGCAATGGTGATTTCGCTATCGATGGTTTGTTTTTTACCAATAGCAGGGAGTTTTTTAGCGCCTTTATGGATGATAACCATATTATTTAAACGTTTATTGGAAAAAAAAATTGGTGGCATGACAGGAGATACGCTTGGAGCGCTTCTGGAATTAACAGAAACTCTTTTCTTATTATGGATTGTTGTAATCTTTGGTGGAAGGTAG
- the cobU gene encoding bifunctional adenosylcobinamide kinase/adenosylcobinamide-phosphate guanylyltransferase — protein MDLNKPCISLVIGGTRSGKSKFGETLVSSYGKKILYVATSAVLDPEMSERVRRHKQDRPSDWITLETYRDFDQNLPPYGDKVEGIFVDCITLMITRLMMEKKDINWDDITQEELIKAEEDIHNEIDKLLISLKKIGKPSVLITNEVGCGIVPEHRMARDFRDIAGRINQKIAKDVMDVYWVVAGIPVKIKSSDSSTDSGKTIDVYGGV, from the coding sequence ATGGACTTAAATAAACCGTGCATAAGCCTTGTGATAGGTGGGACAAGAAGTGGAAAAAGCAAATTTGGTGAGACGTTAGTATCGAGTTATGGCAAAAAAATTTTGTATGTAGCAACATCAGCGGTACTAGATCCTGAAATGAGCGAGCGAGTCCGACGGCATAAGCAGGATCGGCCAAGTGATTGGATAACTTTAGAGACATATCGTGACTTTGATCAGAACCTTCCACCATATGGAGACAAAGTGGAAGGCATTTTTGTGGATTGTATAACGTTAATGATCACAAGGTTAATGATGGAAAAAAAAGATATAAACTGGGATGATATTACTCAGGAGGAATTAATCAAGGCAGAGGAAGACATACATAATGAAATAGATAAACTGCTAATATCTCTTAAAAAGATAGGTAAACCATCCGTTTTAATAACGAATGAAGTAGGGTGTGGCATAGTTCCTGAACATAGAATGGCAAGAGATTTTCGAGATATTGCTGGAAGGATTAATCAAAAGATTGCAAAAGATGTAATGGATGTTTATTGGGTTGTAGCTGGAATACCGGTAAAGATTAAAAGCTCTGATTCTTCCACAGATAGCGGCAAGACAATAGATGTTTATGGAGGAGTATAA
- a CDS encoding methylated-DNA--[protein]-cysteine S-methyltransferase, with product MDKKVVFRYNIKDFNFYIEASHTGLTRLQILPVNDEKPISNTFDSKKSNLKNIHAIIQKTVEQLEKYLNGSLKEFDIPVDPKGTNFQKKVWNVLREIPFGNVFSYKAVAELMNHPSAYRAVGMANNKNPIQIIIPCHRVVGMNNHLTGFGSGIDVKKKLLISEGHRINSKMVLEDNIWT from the coding sequence ATGGATAAAAAAGTGGTGTTTAGGTATAACATAAAAGATTTCAACTTTTATATAGAAGCATCTCATACTGGACTTACAAGATTACAGATACTTCCTGTAAACGATGAAAAACCAATATCCAACACCTTTGACAGCAAAAAGAGCAATCTAAAGAATATTCATGCTATTATTCAAAAGACGGTTGAACAACTAGAAAAATATCTGAATGGTTCACTTAAAGAATTTGACATTCCAGTAGATCCTAAAGGAACGAACTTTCAAAAAAAAGTTTGGAATGTTTTAAGAGAGATTCCTTTTGGTAACGTGTTTTCTTATAAAGCGGTGGCTGAACTGATGAATCATCCTAGCGCTTACAGAGCTGTTGGTATGGCTAACAATAAAAATCCAATACAAATTATTATTCCTTGTCATAGAGTAGTTGGTATGAATAATCATTTAACAGGTTTTGGGAGTGGCATTGATGTAAAGAAAAAATTATTAATATCAGAAGGACATAGGATAAATTCGAAGATGGTACTGGAGGATAATATATGGACTTAA